CACCAGTACCGTTCTGCGTCGCTTCCCATCTCTCAGCCAAACCGTCACCTTCAAGCATCTTCATAACTTCTGACATTTTCGGTCGATGAGATGGATTGAATTGAGTGCAGAGTAGCGCAACTTGAACGATTTCTTCGAGTTCTACTCTATCGAACTTGTCATTTAGATCTTTGTCTATTAACTGCTTTAGTTTCCCTTCTTGGTGCAGCTTCTTCACCTGCCATTTTTAACAATCTCATTTCTCAGACcaataaaccaaaccaaaccaattcCAGATCAAgcacaaaaacagaaccaaaccGAATCCAAAATAACAGTTTAGTCTTCAAACTATACCGAATTCAAATCAAAGATAACAGAAAACCAAACTGAGTCTTTTATCAAgcacaaaaacagaaccaaaatttAGCCAAAATCACggctaatttatattttgttttggtttaagttTTCTATCAAACAAGActgaaccgaaccaaaccacAATTATGAACAATAGCTTCAAGATTCTAGAAagtgaaacaagaaacagagaaaagagacTTACCCAGTCAAGCATTACACCTTTCTGGTGTGCGGATCTGCCAAAATCAAGAGCTTTCTGACCAGTAATGAGCTCAAGGAGAAGTATGCCAAAGCCAAAGACATCAGTCTTCTCTGAGGACTGACCCGTGGATAAGTACTCAGGTGCAATGTGGCCAACAGTTCCACGGACTGCAGTTGTGACATGAGAGTCTCTATGGTCTAGAAGCTTAGCTAACCCAAAATCACCAACAACTGCTTCGAAGTCCTCATCTAACAGAATGTTAGCTGCTTTCACATCGCGGTGTATAATCTTCGGGTCACATTGCTCGTGTAGGTAAACTAGTCCTCTCGCTGTCCCAACCgctatcttcttccttctcgaCCAGTCTAATGCTGGCTCTCCACGGATattatctaaacaaaaaatgtagcAAGATGGAACTATTAAAAACTTGCAAAAGAGCATGAAGAAATTAGCAGTTTTTTTGGAAACTGCATTACCTTTTAAGCGTGATGCGACACTCCCATTTGGCATGTAAGGGTAGACTAAAATTCTCTCCTGGTTGCTACTACAGAAACCGCGGAGCCGGAGGAGATTGCGATGAAGAGCCAAACTTATAGTCTCTACTTCTGTCTGAAACTGGACTTCTCCACCCGCAATGTTACAGTCCTTGAGACGTTTGACAGCCACCAAAGTTCCATCGTTTAAGTGTCCTTTGTACACAATCCCGTATCCGCCTCTTCCGAGAATGTTCTTCGAGTTGAAATGATTGGTGGCAGATCTAAGCTCTTTGAATGTATACCTCTTCAAGTGCCCTAAACTCACTTCTGGATCATATTGTTCTGCAAAATATTAATCATCAAGATGCAAGTGTCAGTTTTGCTCTGCACAAAATGATGTGAAGCCGATAGTATTTCAAGATACTAACCATTAACgtcaaaaaatatttgcttGTTACGGCGATATCTCCACCAAAGAAACATTCCGCttgtaaagaaaacaaaaaatgctGCACTGAAGCTTGCGGCAAATGCAAGAGCAACGTGATGGCCATTGGTACGAGTTCCTGATTCATctaaaacagaaagaagaaccAAAGATGGAAGTGATGAGATACATTGACGCAGAAGAAGAATAGGGAGCTATGAGAAGCAGATGCCTAATACCTGGACCATCTTGTGGAAGCGTGAGAGGCTCGGGAACAGCAGAACAGTTTGAAACAGCTTTTGGGCCACAGATTAACGCATTACCAATTACCCTTCAGTTTAAGAAGCCCAACGCTGAATCTTAGTTTCAGCTTCAACGGAAAGATAAGTTCTTGTATAAGTTTAGTAAAGCTTACTTGAAAGTTCTGGCAGAAACTTTTGGCAGCGAACCACTAAGATTGTTATACGAAATGTCGCTGCACATTAAGAATCAGTAAAAagtaagtaaataaatattctcCCAATGTATGTTTTTCCACTGTGAACAATAGAAAAAGCAGGATTTAGAGACTTACACTAGAGTGAGTCCCTCAATCTTGGATAGAGACTCAGGGCAAGTTCCTATAAGACTGTTATTGTTTAACCGcctgaaaatgaaaatgacaagAACAGAACAACAGACCACTCAGAATTGAATTGGAATTTTATAAACATGCAACAAAAGAATCATTGTGAAACCGTAAAGGAGCACTCACAAGTAATTCAAGTTCTTGAGTTCTCCAAGTGAGGCCGGTATCTCCCCGGTGAATGAATTGTTCGAAAGATCAAGTGACTGAAGCTTCTCCAACCTCCCAATCGTTTCCGGAATTGGACCAGTGATTGCATTGTTTTGCAACAccctaaacaacaaaacattaagctcaacaagaagcaaaacagagaacaagaaTCACATATAGCAAAGACTAGAAAAATCTTACACTGATTGTAAATAGGTGAGGTTTCCGATTCTAGGAGACAATGTACCAGACAAGCTTTGGCTAGGAAGATCCCTGTTTCATTAAGAAAACAAGACAAGTCTTAAAGATCTATCtggtttttttaatctaatatacgagaagagaagagaagactcACAGTGAAGAGACATAGCCATCAGTGCAAGAAACCATTCTCCAGCTACAAGGATCAACTGAATTCACATCCCAATTCTCAAGAACTTTGTACGGATCATTCAATTCATTCTTCACAGCAACCAAAGCTGTCACTGCTCATTtcagacaaacaaaaagaaagaaacttcaGATTGAAAGAACAAATCTAGCCTCAAAACTCCTATGAATTATCTTATTGCTAAAGCTGCATTTTTCGAAATTGAAATCTTATCCAAGAAAAACCCAGTAAGCTTATATGCAGTATAGTTTCACAGAGAATGAAGTAAACTTGAGCTGCTATTGGCTAAGGTTATATGAGTCTGGTGAGCATTTAAAGCTGTGATATTTATTATccaataaagaaacaaaaaagaacctAATCCACACAAACATTCACCAGAATTT
This sequence is a window from Arabidopsis thaliana chromosome 1 sequence. Protein-coding genes within it:
- the NIK3 gene encoding NSP-interacting kinase 3 — its product is MVSCTDGYVSSLDLPSQSLSGTLSPRIGNLTYLQSVVLQNNAITGPIPETIGRLEKLQSLDLSNNSFTGEIPASLGELKNLNYLRLNNNSLIGTCPESLSKIEGLTLVDISYNNLSGSLPKVSARTFKVIGNALICGPKAVSNCSAVPEPLTLPQDGPDESGTRTNGHHVALAFAASFSAAFFVFFTSGMFLWWRYRRNKQIFFDVNEQYDPEVSLGHLKRYTFKELRSATNHFNSKNILGRGGYGIVYKGHLNDGTLVAVKRLKDCNIAGGEVQFQTEVETISLALHRNLLRLRGFCSSNQERILVYPYMPNGSVASRLKDNIRGEPALDWSRRKKIAVGTARGLVYLHEQCDPKIIHRDVKAANILLDEDFEAVVGDFGLAKLLDHRDSHVTTAVRGTVGHIAPEYLSTGQSSEKTDVFGFGILLLELITGQKALDFGRSAHQKGVMLDWVKKLHQEGKLKQLIDKDLNDKFDRVELEEIVQVALLCTQFNPSHRPKMSEVMKMLEGDGLAERWEATQNGTGEHQPPPLPPGMVSSSPRVRYYSDYIQESSLVVEAIELSGPR
- the NIK3 gene encoding NSP-interacting kinase 3 (NSP-interacting kinase 3 (NIK3); FUNCTIONS IN: kinase activity; INVOLVED IN: protein amino acid phosphorylation; LOCATED IN: plasma membrane; EXPRESSED IN: 22 plant structures; EXPRESSED DURING: 13 growth stages; CONTAINS InterPro DOMAIN/s: Protein kinase, ATP binding site (InterPro:IPR017441), Protein kinase, catalytic domain (InterPro:IPR000719), Leucine-rich repeat-containing N-terminal domain, type 2 (InterPro:IPR013210), Leucine-rich repeat (InterPro:IPR001611), Serine/threonine-protein kinase-like domain (InterPro:IPR017442), Protein kinase-like domain (InterPro:IPR011009), Serine/threonine-protein kinase, active site (InterPro:IPR008271); BEST Arabidopsis thaliana protein match is: NSP-interacting kinase 2 (TAIR:AT3G25560.1); Has 179068 Blast hits to 122128 proteins in 4509 species: Archae - 118; Bacteria - 15693; Metazoa - 45449; Fungi - 8996; Plants - 88569; Viruses - 414; Other Eukaryotes - 19829 (source: NCBI BLink).): MEGVRFVVWRLGFLVFVWFFDISSATLSPTGVNYEVTALVAVKNELNDPYKVLENWDVNSVDPCSWRMVSCTDGYVSSLDLPSQSLSGTLSPRIGNLTYLQSVVLQNNAITGPIPETIGRLEKLQSLDLSNNSFTGEIPASLGELKNLNYLRLNNNSLIGTCPESLSKIEGLTLVDISYNNLSGSLPKVSARTFKVIGNALICGPKAVSNCSAVPEPLTLPQDGPDESGTRTNGHHVALAFAASFSAAFFVFFTSGMFLWWRYRRNKQIFFDVNEQYDPEVSLGHLKRYTFKELRSATNHFNSKNILGRGGYGIVYKGHLNDGTLVAVKRLKDCNIAGGEVQFQTEVETISLALHRNLLRLRGFCSSNQERILVYPYMPNGSVASRLKDNIRGEPALDWSRRKKIAVGTARGLVYLHEQCDPKIIHRDVKAANILLDEDFEAVVGDFGLAKLLDHRDSHVTTAVRGTVGHIAPEYLSTGQSSEKTDVFGFGILLLELITGQKALDFGRSAHQKGVMLDWVKKLHQEGKLKQLIDKDLNDKFDRVELEEIVQVALLCTQFNPSHRPKMSEVMKMLEGDGLAERWEATQNGTGEHQPPPLPPGMVSSSPRVRYYSDYIQESSLVVEAIELSGPR